Proteins co-encoded in one Pocillopora verrucosa isolate sample1 chromosome 1, ASM3666991v2, whole genome shotgun sequence genomic window:
- the LOC131780584 gene encoding charged multivesicular body protein 3-like, with protein MGLFGQTPQKAPKEQVQEWCRGLRKEGRALDRQIRAIQREEEKAKRSLNDAAKKGHKDVCTILAKEIIRSRKAVNKIYSSKAQLNSVEMSMKNQLATLRMAGSLEKSSEVMKYMQQLVKVPEIQATMNEMSKEMMKAGIIEEMLEDTFEVLEDDDLEEAAQEEVDKILFEVTKGTLGQAGHVSDTLPGEQEGAAAMVPSDDEGEMEDMKARLEALRS; from the exons ATGGGATTGTTTGGACAAACCCCGCAGAAAGCACCAAAAGAACAG GTACAAGAATGGTGCAGAGGTTTGAGGAAAGAAGGTCGTGCTCTTGACAGACAAATCAGAG CCATtcaaagagaggaagaaaaagctAAAAGGTCTCTCAATGACGCTGCAAAGAAAGGGCACAAGGATGTTTGTACAATATTGGCCAAAGAAATTATAAGATCTAGAAAAGCTGTCAACAAAATATATTCCTCTAAAGCACAGTTGAACTCTGTAGAGATGAGCATGAAGAACCAGTTGG CTACATTGCGAATGGCTGGTTCCCTAGAAAAGAGTAGTGAGGTGATGAAATATATGCAGCAACTGGTGAAAGTGCCAGAGATACAGGCCACAATGAATGAAATgtctaaagaaatgatgaag GCTGGTATAATTGAAGAGATGTTAGAAGACACATTTGAAGTATTAGAAGATGATGATCTGGAGGAGGCTGCTCAGGAAGAAGTTGATAAAATTCTCTTTGAAGTAACAAAAG gTACCCTTGGCCAAGCTGGGCATGTCTCAGATACACTACCG GGAGAACAGGAAGGGGCAGCAGCGATGGTTCCATCAGATGATGAAGGTGAAATGGAGGACATGAAGGCTCGACTGGAGGCTTTGCGAAGTTAA
- the LOC131780591 gene encoding probable E3 ubiquitin-protein ligase HECTD2: MSGGGSKNPSTRLLPPIKNPLFNPNEDPEEVRVTSVNSHPERSRPGRRLGGLGNLFSSRHRNSGSPSKAREEIEGCREDANENLKTLSPSSSRPVSKESERLNKGKTIAVEATKSDTGSGNVKTVNSRVPNSSRFARNLSNPTEAVNDTNSDSNLPLDNEKHIPVSSSKQNSKSEITEKKRPALLHRDKEKRLLVNQHCNDDCKIKSANSRHERLHATSSSDTEVVSRREIRSRREEKKPERIKYHDALSLRNDMRTALATGDYQTLLEFLTTTFDSFSEMNEVFKRKDEYNSEEFSESGIDHDFVRIAYEIVLTLPQEVHKNVLKSVVNSLLQEIKRQRTKDDLRAFTILLQNPQFDKSSTYVIFAYLLRQVSSLTDGEHQYLVHWFRRLPVNSFKAIVTRVEQFISVRLIPTKTNELPPDEKCTWWIPSAVKVLALLNASNWLFTPPVVNHSFFYNHSLDHIDLMAEYYSWQNPTANPGKFSFCQYPFILSLAAKRYIMQKDSESQMLVMARKSLVAKVQRREMPDMGMLFLNIKVRRSNLISDSLNEISRKQRDLKKKLKVTFAGEPGLDMGGLTKEWFLLLIRRIFRPEYGMFTYNEKSRTYWFSKTCVDNDSEFNLVGVLMGLAVYNSIILDIRFPPCCYKKLLSPAVVPFHNPNATVGIASLGLQDLMETMPDLGRGLKELLEYEGDVEEDLCQTFQISYTIFGEVITHNLKPKGDKIPVTKENRQEYVNLYVDYLLNKSIYQQFASFYHGFHSVCASNALIMLRSEEVEMLVCGNPELDMDALRKVTVYDGYTKNDSVVRYFWDVVLSFSLELKKKLLLFATGSDRVPIGGMGEMEFKIIRMEVAHSTSMLPMSHTCFNQLILPPYKNRKILKQKLTIAISNAEGFGIE; encoded by the exons ATGTCTGGTGGTGGCTCAAAAAACCCTTCCACTCGTCTTTTACCTCCGATAAAAAATCCTCTTTTTAATCCGAATGAAGATCCAGAAGAAGTTAGGGTTACATCCGTG AATAGTCATCCAGAACGATCTCGTCCCGGGAGAAGGTTGGGTGGTTTGGGGAATCTTTTCAGTTCACGACATCGAAACTCTGGCTCTCCGAGCAAGGCGCGCGAAGAGATCGAAGGATGTCGCGAGGATGCTAACGAAAACTTGAAAACGCTTTCTCCAAGTAGCAGTAGGCCTGTCTCGAAGGAGTCAGAAAGATTAAATAAGGGAAAGACTATAGCAGTAGAGGCAACAAAATCGGACACGGGGTCAGGGAATGTGAAAACGGTGAACTCAAGGGTGCCTAATTCATCACGCTTCGCCCGTAACCTCAGCAACCCAACGGAAGCTGTTAACGACACTAACTCCGATTCTAATTTGCCACTTGATAACGAAAAACATATACCTGTTTCATCTTCAAAGCAGAATTCAAAGTCTGAGATTACCGAAAAGAAGAGACCTGCACTTCTGCATAGAGACAAAGAAAAGCGATTACTGGTGAATCAACATTGCAATGATGACTGCAAGATTAAGTCAGCGAATTCTCGTCATGAAAGACTTCATGCAACTTCCTCTTCGGACACTGAAGTGGTCTCTCGTCGTGAGATCCGTTCACGAAGAGAGGAGAAAAAGCCTGAAAGGATAAAATATCACGATGCCTTGTCGCTAAG gaATGACATGAGGACAGCCTTGGCAACTGGAGACTATCAAACTCTTCTAGAATTTTTGACAACAACGTTTGATTCTTTCTCTGAGATGAATGAAGTCTTCAAG cgAAAAGATGAGTATAACTCTGAAGAGTTCTCTGAAAGTGGTATTGATCACGACTTTGTCAGGATAGCATATGAAATTGTTCTTACCCTG cCTCAAGAGGTACACAAGAATGTTCTCAAGTCTGTGGTGAACAGCCTGTTACAAGAAATCAAAAG GCAAAGAACAAAGGATGATCTTAGGGCATTCACAATCCTTCTGCAG AATCCTCAGTTTGACAAGTCATCAACATATGTAATCTTTGCTTATCTTCTGCGGCAAGTGTCATCTCTCACAGATGGAGAGCATCAGTACCTTGTTCACTGGTTCAGAAG ATTACCTGTTAATTCCTTTAAGGCCATTGTAACAAGGGTAGAGCAG TTTATCAGTGTTCGTCTCATTCCAACCAAAACCAATGAGCTACCGCCTGATGAGAAATGCACCTGGTGGATTCCTTCTGCTGTTAAAGTTCTAGCACTTTTGA ATGCCTCTAACTGGCTGTTCACTCCTCCTGTTGTCAACCACAGTTTTTTCTACAATCACTCACTAGATCATATTGATCTGATGGCTGAGTATTATTCGTGGCAGAATCCCACAGCTAATCCTGG AAAATTCTCCTTCTGCCAGTACCCTTTCATTCTTAGCCTGGCAGCCAAACGTTATATTATGCAGAAGGACTCAGAGTCACAAATGCTTGTCATGGCAAGG AAAAGTCTTGTGGCCAAAGTTCAGAGAAGAGAAATGCCAGACATGGGAATGCTGTTCCTCAACATCAAAGTTCGTCGCTCGAACTTGATTTCTGATTCGCTGAATGAG ATTTCCAGAAAGCAAAGAGACTTGAAAAAGAAGCTAAAAGTCACATTTGCAGGAGAGCCAGGGCTGGATATGGGTGGGCTAACAAAAGAGTGGTTCCTTCTGCTCATTAGAAGAATCTTCAGACCAGAATATG GTATGTTTACTTATAATGAAAAGTCAAGAACCTACTGGTTTAGTAAAACATGTGTGGACAATGATTCTGAATTCAACTTGGTCGGTGTT CTGATGGGATTAGCGGTGTATAACAGCATTATTCTGGACATAAGATTTCCTCCTTGTTGTTACAAGAAGCTGCTGAGTCCAGCTGTAGTTCCGTTTCATAATCCTAACGCCACAGTTGGTATCGCTTCATTAGGACTTCAGGATCTTATGGAAACAATGCCA GATCTTGGTCGAGGCTTGAAGGAACTTCTGGAATATGAAGGTGACGTGGAAGAAGATCTTTGTCAAACATTCCAG ATTTCTTACACTATATTTGGTGAAGTTATCACCCATAACCTCAAGCCAAAAGGTGACAAAATCCCCGTTACTAAAGAAAACAGACAAG aatacGTGAATCTTTACGTGGATTATCTGTTAAACAAGTCCATCTACCAACAGTTTGCCTCCTTCTATCATGGTTTCCACAGTGTCTGTGCTTCAAACGCCCTCATT ATGTTACGTTCAGAGGAAGTGGAGATGTTAGTCTGTGGAAACCCTGAACTTGACATGGATGCTCTAAGAAAAGTAACTGTCTATGATGGCTACACCAAGAATGATTCCGTCGTTAG GTATTTCTGGGACGTAGTTCTGTCCTTTTCTTTGGAGCTGAAGAAAAAACTGCTGCTATTTGCAACCGGAAGTGACCGTGTACCGATCGGTGGGATGGGCGAAATGGAATTCAAGATAATCCGTATGGAAGTAGCCCACAGCACCAGCAT GTTGCCAATGTCTCACACCTGCTTCAACCAGCTTATTCTTCCTCCATATAAGAACCGAAAGATCCTGAAGCAAAAACTCACTATTGCTATTTCTAACGCAGAGGGCTTCGGAATCGAGTAG